A stretch of Lathyrus oleraceus cultivar Zhongwan6 chromosome 6, CAAS_Psat_ZW6_1.0, whole genome shotgun sequence DNA encodes these proteins:
- the LOC127098138 gene encoding ethylene receptor 2, translating to MVKAIVSVLLITSIVLCVSASDNGFPRCNCDDEASLWTIESILECQRVGDFLIAVAYFSIPIELLYFVSCSNVPFKWVLVQFIAFIVLCGLTHLLNGWTYGPHTFQLMVALTIFKILTALVSCATAITLVTLIPLLLKVKVREFMLKKKTWDLGREVGLIMKQKEAAVHVRMLTQEIRKSLDRHTILYTTLVELSKTLGLQNCAVWMPNEEKTVMNLTHELNGRNLNISIPITDVDVVRIKGSSVVKILGSDSALAVSSCVVSGDAGPVAAIRMPMLRVCNFKGGTPELTQACYAILVLILPAGEPRSWSNQELEIIKVVADQVAVALSHAAILEESQLMREKLEERNRALQQARRNAMMASQARNSFQKVMSDGMRRPMHSILGLLSMVQDDNLKNEQKLIVDAMLRTSNVLSNLINDAMDSSAKDDGRFPLEIRSFGLHSMIKEAACLAKCMCVYKGLGFIVEVDKSLPNNVMGDERRVFQVILHMVGNLLDCNHGEGGILVFRVSADAGSQGRNEKGWTTWRPSSSSGDVNIRFEIGITGSDSEVGSSVSSGPGGRTYTSDRYEGRLSFSICKRIVQLMQGNLWLVPYTHGIPQSMTLLLRFQLRPSIAIAISEPGESSERTYSNSMLRGLQVLLVDHDDVNRAVTQKLLQKLGCSVTSASSGFECLTLIGPVGSSIQVILLDLQTPDIDGFEVAARIRKFKSGNRPMIIALTASAEEDLWERCMQIGVNGVIRKPVLLQGIASELRRILMQGNI from the exons ATGGTAAAAGCAATAGTGTCTGTGCTGTTGATTACCTCTATCGTCTTGTGTGTATCTGCATCGGATAATGGGTTTCCGAGATGTAATTGCGACGATGAAGCGAGTTTGTGGACTATTGAGAGCATTTTGGAGTGTCAAAGAGTTGGTGATTTCTTGATTGCTGTGGCCTACTTCTCAATCCCTATTGAACTGCTTTATTTTGTCAGTTGCTCCAACGTCCCTTTCAAATGGGTCCTTGTTCAGTTCATTGCCTTCATCGTACTATGTGGATTGACACATTTGTTGAATGGTTGGACTTATGGTCCTCACACTTTTCAGCTTATGGTGGCACTTACTATCTTTAAGATTCTCACTGCGTTGGTGTCTTGTGCTACTGCGATAACGCTTGTTACTTTGATTCCTTTGCTTCTTAAAGTGAAGGTTAGAGAATTCATGCTCAAGAAAAAGACGTGGGATCTTGGACGGGAGGTTGGTCTTATTATGAAGCAAAAGGAGGCGGCGGTGCATGTAAGAATGCTTACTCAAGAGATTCGTAAGTCGCTTGATAGACATACGATTCTGTATACCACTTTGGTGGAGCTTTCTAAAACGCTAGGCTTGCAAAATTGTGCTGTGTGGATGCCTAATGAAGAAAAGACAGTGATGAATCTCACTCATGAATTGAACGGAAGGAATTTAAATATTTCTATACCGATTACTGATGTAGATGTTGTGAGAATTAAGGGAAGCAGTGTAGTGAAAATACTTGGCTCTGACTCGGCGCTTGCTGTTTCCAGTTGCGTGGTTTCTGGTGATGCAGGACCGGTTGCTGCAATCCGAATGCCAATGCTACGGGTTTGTAATTTCAAAGGAGGAACACCTGAGCTAACTCAGGCGTGTTATGCAATATTGGTCTTGATTCTTCCCGCCGGAGAGCCTAGATCTTGGAGCAACCAGGAGCTGGAGATAATTAAGGTGGTTGCTGATCAAGTTGCTGTAGCTCTATCCCATGCTGCAATTCTTGAAGAGTCTCAACTTATGAGAGAGAAGTTGGAGGAACGCAATCGAGCTTTGCAACAGGCGAGAAGGAACGCTATGATGGCAAGCCAGGCAAGAAACTCGTTTCAGAAAGTCATGAGCGATGGCATGAGGAGGCCTATGCACTCGATTTTGGGATTGCTTTCAATGGTACAAGACGATAATTTAAAGAACGAACAGAAACTTATTGTGGATGCAATGCTGAGGACGAGCAATGTGCTATCAAACTTGATAAACGATGCCATGGACAGCTCAGCAAAAGATGATGGAAGGTTCCCTTTGGAGATAAGGTCTTTCGGGTTACATTCCATGATAAAAGAAGCAGCTTGCCTTGCCAAATGCATGTGTGTTTATAAGGGCTTGGGTTTTATCGTTGAGGTTGATAAGTCTTTACCGAACAATGTTATGGGTGATGAGAGGAGAGTTTTTCAGGTGATTTTGCATATGGTTGGGAATCTACTTGATTGCAACCATGGAGAAGGAGGGATCCTTGTATTCCGGGTTTCGGCAGATGCTGGAAGTCAAGGGAGGAATGAGAAAGGATGGACTACCTGGAGACCAAGCTCATCTAGTGGTGAtgtaaatattagatttgagATAGGGATCACCGGTAGCGATTCTGAAGTTGGGAGCTCAGTTTCCTCGGGACCCGGTGGTAGGACATATACCAGTGATAGGTATGAGGGCAGATTGAGCTTTAGTATTTGCAAGAGGATAGTCCAG TTGATGCAAGGGAACTTATGGTTGGTACCATACACTCATGGCATTCCTCAAAGCATGACACTTCTTCTCCGCTTTCAACTACGACCTTCCATTGCAATAGCCATCTCTGAACCCGGAGAATCATCAGAACGCACGTATTCCAATTCAATGCTAAGAGGTCTGCAAGTTCTGTTAGTTGACCATGACGATGTAAATAGAGCAGTCACACAAAAACTGCTTCAGAAACTCGGCTGCTCCGTCACTTCCGCCTCTTCAGGATTCGAATGCCTCACTCTCATCGGACCTGTCGGATCTTCCATCCAAGTCATTCTCTTGGATCTCCAAACACCTGACATAGACGGCTTCGAAGTTGCCGCGAGGATCCGGAAGTTCAAAAGTGGAAACAGGCCTATGATTATCGCGTTAACAGCAAGCGCAGAAGAAGATTTGTGGGAAAGGTGTATGCAGATTGGCGTCAATGGAGTAATCCGAAAACCGGTTTTGTTGCAAGGAATCGCCAGTGAACTCAGAAGAATTCTGATGCAGGGAAATATATAA